A single region of the Branchiostoma lanceolatum isolate klBraLanc5 chromosome 1, klBraLanc5.hap2, whole genome shotgun sequence genome encodes:
- the LOC136436493 gene encoding uncharacterized protein encodes MSRSSRFFHSALDFLHGLHSRVKHVVKPIAKASKRKPKAVRRLSSESKNMSVTEAPEENNEKATPITRLVCQTCEAAKIAQSVTAGRKLDVTCKTALGTCVVGGLVTPPKLEREKSNRWIPKVTKHKRKAKKEVTVKKTSSDMKQGTAAVAINVQPPSPQKVTSGGGGGCCGGGCGCGSSKNTALPPLISTPTNKPDVTAATALATPGGKGALLAVATRTPRKPTLKALSTPIKTPKRRLATPSLRRRSATPRRSPRNNELRRVAQAGRAGRTATMVGLGSLMGARAFAGGSVAFLGVNLSTTGIQGSTAQSVNSPRLLIVADNAGVPGTPRRSPWHIRPRTPYHNHIRSVRTSSVTNAKLSASPIVERMGKGSDRMPSHHQLLSSGLKTPRMRSPVAKAISPIPFHSTQHTPVKTTPRGVMSAFEGRFTKTPQISYRSTPLGTRRKPDPTMSLSSAIKAAGITAKPADLSDLEDVFEPPNDFTAITAIGVMYTEEVLFRKYV; translated from the exons ATGAGTCGTTCCTCGAGATTTTTCCATTCTGCCTTGGACTTTCTACATGGCCTGCACAGCAGAGTCAAG CATGTAGTGAAGCCAATCGCAAAGGCCTCCAAGCGCAAGCCGAAAGCCGTCCGACGCCTGTCTTCCGAGTCTAAAAACATGTCCGTGACGGAAGCGCCCGAGGAGAACAACGAGAAGGCGACTCCGATCACGAGGCTAGTGTGTCAGACCTGTGAGGCTGCTAAGATAGCTCAGTCCGTGACGGCAGGCCGGAAACTGGACGTCACCTGTAAGACTGCCCTGGGAACGTGCGTCGTCGGGGGGCTTGTCACTCCACCCAAGCTGGAACGAGAGAAGTCTAATAG GTGGATTCCAAAGGTTACTAAACACAAGAGGAAGGCCAAGAAAGAGGTAACTGTCAAAAAGACGTCATCCGACATGAAACAAGGAACGGCCGCTGTTGCCATCAATGTACAGCCTCCCTCTCCCCAGAAGGTGAcgtcagggggagggggtggatgTTGTGGAGGAGGGTGTGGCTGTGGGTCGTCCAAGAACACGGCGCTGCCGCCACTGATCTCTACCCCTACAAACAAGCCTGACGTCACCGCTGCGACTGCACTAGCGACACCGGGCGGCAAGGGGGCGCTGTTGGCCGTAGCCACAAGAACACCGAGAAAACCTACACTGAAAGCTCTGTCTACACCGATAAAAACTCCGAAGAGAAGGCTCGCCACTCCTTCCTTGCGTCGACGTAGCGCCACCCCACGTCGGAGTCCGAGGAATAACGAACTTCGACGAGTAGCTCAGGCCGGGCGAGCGGGTCGGACGGCCACTATGGTCGGCTTGGGAAGTCTTATGGGTGCGCGGGCTTTTGCCGGCGGATCCGTAGCCTTTCTCGGTGTCAACCTGTCCACCACAGGTATACAAGGCTCTACTGCACAGTCGGTGAATTCTCCCAGACTTCTCATAGTTGCTGACAATGCTGGAGTTCCAGGTACACCTAGGAGGTCTCCCTGGCACATACGTCCCAGGACACCGTACCACAACCACATCAGAAGCGTCAGAACAAGTAGTGTCACCAACGCGAAGCTCTCTGCAAGTCCGATTGTAGAGAGGATGGGAAAGGGCAGTGACAGGATGCCTTCGCATCACCAGCTTCTCTCGTCCGGTCTGAAAACACCCAGAATGCGATCACCTGTTGCCAAAGCCATCAGCCCGATCCCCTTCCACTCTACCCAGCACACACCTGTCAAGACTACGCCTCGCGGTGTGATGAGTGCCTTCGAAGGGCGGTTCACCAAGACCCCGCAGATATCATACCGCTCTACACCCCTGGGGACGAGAAGGAAGCCAGACCCGACCATGTCTCTGTCGTCTGCTATCAAAGCTGCCGGGATCACCGCAAAGCCAGCAGATCTATCTGATCTTGAG
- the LOC136427895 gene encoding uncharacterized protein, with protein MEYTQRTAPGLLVATWIVLSVSGVHGVLKPPTWPSSFSVRFHENEFNVFTRPITTENDGAWYYDYSSQRARHDHLQGQNNTFCQGRGLNLTDPHGDCRLLYVNNTDMYVHYPGDRQCCRACGPAEGCTMMSQTNLAQATNNGNETMNGTACIGWSIPPEKYPIDQWYMGESGAPCYWQTIPIVHPFIVSSHSLTFNQYSYHVGPIRQGILNVPKYCQKPCPNPYVPPY; from the exons ATGGAATATACGCAAAGGACAGCACCAGGTCTGCTTGTAGCGACATGGATAGTCCTTAGCGTCTCGGGCGTACACGGTGTCTTAAAGCCCCCGACCTGGCCTTCGAGCTTCTCCGTGAGATTTCACGAGAACGAATTCAACGTCTTCACAAGGCCGATAACGACTGAAAACGACGGTGCGTGGTACTACGACTACTCCTCACAGCGGGCCCGACATGATCACCTACAGGGGCAGAACAACACTTTCTGTCAG GGACGTGGTCTAAACCTCACGGATCCCCATGGCGACTGCCGCCTGCTCTACGTGAACAACACAGACATGTACGTGCACTATCCCGGGGATCGGCAGTGCTGCCGGGCCTGTGGACCGGCCGAGGGCTGCACCATGATGTCTCAGACCAACCTGGCACAAGCGACCAACAATGGGAACGAGACCATGAACGGGACGGCGTGTATCGGCTGGTCCATACCACCAGAGAAGTACCCTATTGATCA GTGGTACATGGGTGAAAGCGGCGCCCCGTGTTATTGGCAGACAATACCGATCGTGCATCCCTTTATAGTCAGTAGTCATTCCCTCACCTTCAACCAGTACAGCTACCACGTGGGGCCCATACGACAGGGCATTCTCAACGTACCAAAGTACTGTCAGAAACCCTGCCCAAACCCTTACGTACCGCCCTATtga